A single genomic interval of Alteromonas sp. BL110 harbors:
- a CDS encoding S41 family peptidase, producing MKRFAIFPLFASFCSFGSTFQCESEFTWLKSTFENNDAGFQYSVEKNGQDLYSAHNNATLTRIQSAKSEAQCHTVLSDWLTFFRKGHIGLALNTNGSEEAVPESVVHDFDLSAFKQYLKSQRDETLEGIWQFSSYTVALKKEGNVHKAYIVESTNPSWKAGQVKFILNDPADSNTAKVTFFMGDHSARQIDTMTLLGNNDVVLGNSFIVMSREEPRQESSPEITRYVRLLSTKAPLFEKISVNTVLVRIPSFDHAFKKDIDGVIAEHLDTILETENLIIDIRGNGGGSDASYASLLPILYTNPIRTVGVEYLSTELNNSRMLGFLQNPHFSDEEKQWAKDGYDILQQHIGSYINIGEDVTVETFDKIEPLPKSIGVLVDSSNGSTAEQFLLAAKQSKKVKLFGQTTAGVLDISNMYQTDSPSGTFTLHYSLTKSLRIPHMAIDGVGIQPDYYIDEEIPIYEWTSYTQKILKGM from the coding sequence GTGAAACGATTTGCAATATTCCCTCTTTTTGCCTCTTTCTGTTCGTTTGGTAGTACCTTTCAGTGTGAAAGTGAGTTTACATGGCTAAAAAGCACATTTGAAAATAACGATGCTGGTTTTCAATATAGCGTCGAGAAAAACGGGCAGGACCTTTATTCCGCCCACAATAATGCCACTCTTACTCGGATACAAAGCGCGAAAAGTGAAGCGCAATGCCACACGGTGCTTAGCGACTGGCTTACATTTTTTCGCAAGGGGCACATTGGTCTTGCGCTAAATACGAATGGTTCAGAGGAAGCGGTACCCGAATCGGTAGTGCATGATTTCGACTTATCGGCATTTAAACAGTATTTGAAAAGCCAACGTGACGAAACCCTTGAAGGGATCTGGCAATTCTCAAGCTATACGGTTGCGCTTAAAAAAGAGGGTAATGTCCATAAGGCTTATATCGTTGAAAGTACCAACCCTTCATGGAAGGCGGGACAAGTAAAGTTCATCCTTAACGACCCTGCAGACAGCAATACTGCAAAAGTGACGTTTTTTATGGGCGATCACTCCGCCCGACAAATCGATACCATGACACTCTTGGGTAACAATGACGTGGTGTTGGGCAATAGCTTTATCGTTATGTCGCGAGAGGAGCCGCGACAAGAATCGTCGCCTGAAATAACACGCTATGTTCGCCTACTAAGTACAAAGGCTCCGCTATTCGAAAAAATTTCAGTGAACACAGTATTAGTTCGCATACCGTCTTTCGACCATGCCTTCAAAAAAGATATCGACGGGGTTATCGCTGAGCACCTGGATACGATTTTAGAAACCGAAAACCTCATTATCGACATCCGAGGAAACGGTGGTGGTAGTGATGCAAGCTATGCTTCTTTGCTACCAATTTTATACACCAACCCTATTCGCACTGTAGGCGTGGAATACTTATCCACCGAGCTTAACAATTCTAGAATGCTCGGCTTTTTGCAAAACCCTCATTTTAGTGACGAAGAAAAGCAATGGGCCAAAGACGGGTACGACATACTTCAGCAACACATTGGTAGCTACATCAATATTGGTGAAGATGTAACAGTAGAGACATTTGATAAAATTGAACCCTTGCCAAAAAGTATAGGCGTACTTGTAGATTCGAGTAATGGCAGTACCGCTGAGCAGTTCTTGCTGGCGGCTAAACAAAGCAAGAAAGTAAAGTTGTTTGGGCAAACCACCGCAGGTGTACTTGATATCTCTAATATGTATCAAACTGATTCGCCGAGCGGTACTTTTACTTTGCATTACAGTCTAACCAAAAGTTTGCGCATCCCCCACATGGCCATTGATGGAGTGGGCATTCAGCCAGACTATTATATTGACGAAGAGATCCCTATTTATGAGTGGACGTCTTATACGCAAAAGATACTTAAAGGCATGTAA
- a CDS encoding AAA family ATPase, whose translation MRILTLRLKNLNALKGEWKIDFTQSPFIDNGLFAITGPTGAGKTTLLDAICLALYHQTPRLGPISTSNNDIMTRGTAECLAEVEFDIKGKAYRAFWSMRRARGKVDGNLQSADVELAEVESGKVLATQVRPKSEEIEKLTGLNFARFTKSMMLSQGDFAAFLNANEADRAELLEELTGTEIYGQISQAVHQQFSDAKQKKKEFEIKLEGVTLLSDEQITQLEDEQAQTKNQVAAFNQTLTELQKQQQWQHAFNANELAIKEASEAQQAANNAINEAKHELDLLTQSEPAEKLRLPFLQRKALQQDVTRYKERLDEKATQLPDLKTQKAQLSSEVTHAEKALAHTKQQSSELEKRINEQVVPLDNQIAQLTTEQQKANESAASLRQSINALTLKRTEIENASADNKTKLGELETYLNEHHSLSGIAEFISGWSETARHIEHDQKQLETLTQSVKNDRQALSSLDEAIAITNESLNTLTQTFDDKNAQVAECEKALHAALSDKLTDTNSASATSKASLQQERDTKLHHWDNVLQLGHIQQQYLALEQDKVSRSAQKEDLTKQLAQQQSDRQALVDAYKQTRSNLKDIEALIALDAEVAHLRAQLKSGEPCPVCGANEHTTSSVAIDVPETIQKRDSLKQQLDDIEQQGARAKESVTHTEYTLTQVDKQLEQASAQRDTLLEKWQQLSNVLSADIPSFEKVDINTSQSVAQFTEQFKTRLDDISAQLTRLEECEQALNAALQAKNEAQQLLQAKQSEHAVSLQQRETLGKQFTERNVELENKTQGINNSILALSETMSAHGADIHNLSIDGITKWLNEKAKALKTYKHNHQLHAKLKNELQEVGSTLLVLNRDIESAENQLKDVSEELVELDNSLKALRDSRLNVFPEGNIAETRNKAGAAQEKAERSVDECKSRLQQTDTILSRLEAEIAQLNEQLNEKELALTEAIEHFNRQLASSPFDDEQAFSNALLDEDTRHTLLALQKRLTQQKQQADLKLENALATRQSLKAHANAAQWQSELEEHGAQWLDTKITQQAGQRDTLLSSLGQIEQQLSTNNQAREKQQQLVEEMAAFDAYYDDITYLHSLIGSASGDKFRRFAQGLTLDNLVQLANQQLDKLHGRYQLIRKENEGLGLSVLDTWQGDVVRDTKTLSGGESFLVSLALALALSDLVSHKTSIDSLFLDEGFGTLDAETLDVALDALDNLNASGKMIGVISHIEAMKERIPTQLKVIKRNGVGLSALEKPYAVG comes from the coding sequence ATGAGAATATTGACCTTACGCCTTAAAAACTTAAACGCCCTAAAAGGGGAGTGGAAGATAGATTTCACCCAGTCGCCGTTTATCGACAATGGCCTGTTTGCCATTACTGGCCCTACAGGGGCGGGTAAAACCACGCTGCTTGATGCCATATGTTTAGCGCTTTATCACCAAACCCCTCGCTTGGGGCCAATTTCAACGTCAAACAACGACATCATGACTCGCGGCACGGCGGAGTGTTTGGCGGAGGTTGAGTTTGATATTAAGGGTAAAGCATATCGTGCGTTTTGGAGTATGCGTCGGGCCAGAGGGAAAGTTGACGGTAATCTGCAAAGTGCCGATGTTGAGCTTGCTGAAGTTGAAAGCGGCAAGGTATTAGCCACTCAGGTTAGGCCGAAAAGTGAAGAGATTGAAAAGCTGACCGGCCTTAATTTTGCCCGTTTCACCAAGTCTATGATGTTGTCGCAAGGCGATTTTGCTGCATTCTTAAATGCTAACGAGGCCGACCGAGCCGAGCTGCTTGAAGAGTTAACCGGCACCGAAATTTACGGGCAGATATCACAGGCGGTACATCAGCAATTTAGTGACGCTAAACAAAAGAAAAAAGAGTTTGAGATAAAGCTAGAAGGCGTAACCTTACTTAGCGACGAGCAAATCACTCAGCTTGAAGATGAACAAGCACAAACCAAGAACCAAGTCGCAGCGTTTAACCAAACACTTACTGAACTGCAAAAGCAACAGCAGTGGCAACATGCGTTTAACGCCAACGAGCTCGCCATTAAAGAAGCCAGTGAAGCGCAGCAGGCCGCGAATAACGCCATCAATGAGGCGAAGCATGAGCTTGATCTTCTAACTCAAAGCGAGCCGGCTGAAAAGCTTCGCTTGCCATTTTTGCAAAGAAAGGCCCTTCAGCAGGATGTAACCCGTTATAAAGAAAGGCTCGACGAGAAAGCTACGCAGCTTCCCGACTTAAAAACGCAAAAGGCACAACTTAGTTCAGAAGTAACCCATGCCGAAAAAGCGCTAGCGCATACAAAGCAACAAAGCAGTGAGCTTGAAAAGCGCATAAACGAGCAGGTGGTGCCGCTTGATAACCAAATAGCGCAGCTCACTACTGAACAGCAAAAAGCAAACGAAAGCGCGGCAAGTTTAAGACAGTCAATAAACGCGTTAACACTGAAGCGCACAGAAATAGAGAACGCTTCGGCAGATAACAAGACCAAGCTTGGTGAACTTGAAACCTACTTGAATGAACATCATTCACTTAGCGGCATTGCAGAATTTATAAGTGGCTGGAGTGAAACGGCGCGCCATATTGAACATGATCAGAAGCAGTTAGAAACACTGACACAAAGTGTAAAGAATGATCGTCAGGCGCTTTCATCCCTAGATGAAGCTATTGCAATAACAAATGAGTCGTTAAACACCTTAACGCAGACATTCGATGACAAAAACGCGCAAGTTGCCGAGTGCGAAAAGGCACTTCACGCCGCGCTATCTGATAAACTAACTGATACTAATAGTGCTAGTGCGACCAGCAAAGCAAGCCTTCAGCAAGAGCGCGATACCAAGCTTCATCATTGGGATAACGTGTTACAGCTAGGGCATATTCAACAGCAATATTTGGCTCTAGAGCAAGACAAAGTATCGCGGAGTGCACAGAAAGAAGACTTAACGAAGCAACTAGCCCAGCAGCAATCTGACCGCCAAGCCTTGGTTGACGCCTACAAGCAAACTCGTAGTAATTTAAAAGACATAGAGGCGCTTATCGCCCTGGATGCTGAAGTGGCGCACCTGCGCGCACAGTTAAAAAGTGGCGAGCCATGCCCTGTTTGTGGGGCTAACGAGCACACCACGTCTAGCGTGGCTATAGATGTGCCTGAAACTATTCAAAAGCGAGATAGCTTAAAGCAGCAGTTAGATGATATTGAGCAGCAAGGGGCGCGGGCAAAAGAAAGCGTTACACACACTGAATACACCCTTACTCAGGTTGATAAGCAGCTAGAACAGGCAAGCGCTCAACGAGATACGCTGCTAGAAAAGTGGCAGCAGCTTTCAAACGTACTTAGCGCTGATATACCGAGCTTTGAAAAGGTCGACATTAATACATCGCAAAGCGTCGCTCAATTTACCGAACAGTTTAAAACCCGTCTTGATGACATTAGTGCCCAATTAACACGTTTAGAAGAGTGCGAGCAAGCTTTAAATGCTGCACTGCAGGCTAAAAATGAGGCGCAACAGTTGCTACAAGCCAAACAGTCAGAGCATGCTGTTTCGCTGCAGCAGCGCGAAACCTTAGGAAAGCAGTTCACCGAACGCAATGTGGAGCTAGAGAACAAAACACAAGGGATTAACAATAGTATTTTAGCGCTCAGCGAGACTATGTCGGCGCACGGTGCCGACATTCACAATCTGTCTATTGATGGAATCACCAAATGGTTAAATGAAAAAGCCAAAGCGCTTAAAACCTATAAACACAATCATCAGCTACACGCCAAACTTAAAAATGAGTTGCAAGAGGTAGGCAGTACCTTGCTTGTGCTTAACCGAGACATCGAAAGCGCTGAGAATCAGCTGAAGGATGTATCTGAAGAGCTTGTGGAGCTAGATAATAGTTTAAAGGCGCTGCGTGATTCACGCTTAAACGTATTTCCTGAAGGCAATATTGCTGAAACAAGGAATAAGGCAGGCGCTGCCCAAGAAAAGGCTGAACGAAGCGTAGATGAATGCAAATCTCGCCTGCAACAAACGGACACTATTTTGTCTCGTTTAGAAGCAGAAATTGCTCAGTTAAACGAACAATTAAACGAAAAAGAACTGGCACTTACAGAAGCAATAGAGCACTTTAACCGTCAGTTGGCGAGCAGCCCATTTGACGATGAGCAGGCGTTTAGCAATGCGCTCTTAGACGAAGATACCCGTCACACCTTGCTTGCACTGCAAAAGCGATTAACGCAGCAAAAACAACAAGCAGACTTAAAGCTAGAAAACGCGCTGGCTACACGGCAATCGCTGAAAGCCCATGCTAACGCAGCGCAGTGGCAGAGCGAGTTAGAAGAGCACGGTGCACAGTGGCTCGATACGAAAATCACCCAGCAAGCCGGGCAGCGTGACACCCTGTTATCTTCCCTAGGGCAAATTGAACAGCAGCTAAGCACTAACAATCAAGCCCGTGAAAAGCAGCAGCAGCTTGTAGAAGAGATGGCTGCATTCGATGCCTATTATGACGATATTACTTACCTGCACTCGTTAATTGGTTCGGCGAGCGGTGACAAATTCAGACGTTTTGCGCAAGGGCTTACGTTGGACAACTTAGTGCAGCTTGCTAATCAGCAGCTTGATAAATTACACGGTCGCTATCAACTCATTCGAAAAGAAAACGAGGGGTTGGGTTTGAGTGTATTAGACACCTGGCAAGGCGACGTAGTGCGAGATACCAAAACCCTGTCTGGCGGAGAAAGTTTCTTAGTGAGCCTAGCGCTGGCTTTAGCTTTATCTGACTTGGTCAGTCACAAAACCAGCATCGATTCGCTGTTTTTAGATGAAGGCTTTGGCACCCTGGATGCAGAAACTTTGGATGTGGCCCTTGATGCCCTAGACAACTTAAATGCCAGTGGAAAAATGATTGGTGTGATAAGCCATATTGAAGCCATGAAAGAGCGTATTCCTACTCAGCTTAAAGTGATTAAACGCAACGGTGTAGGTTTAAGTGCACTAGAAAAGCCTTATGCGGTGGGGTGA
- the sbcD gene encoding exonuclease subunit SbcD: MKILHTSDWHLGQSFFTKSRKNEHATFLKWLLQQVETHQIDAIIVAGDVFDTGTPPSYARELYHGFIGELQGMSCTLVVLGGNHDSVSVLNESKALLKYLNSHVIASTYGEISEQVITLNDRKGLPSAVLCAVPFIRPRDVLVSEAGQSATDKRQALGDAIKQHYVALYNEALSLRALMEEKRIKEGSKNSAAIPIIATGHLTALGVSQSESVRDIYIGTLEGFDAKGFPPADYIALGHIHRPQKVAKAEHIRYSGSPIPLSFDELNTQKQVVLVSFESESTTPTISTLPVPRFQAMEVIKGDLKAIEAAINESEAIALASQTDDAVSEVDKAVSELNKTLSATENAISPKDPVWLCIEVETEDYLTDLQQRIQGLLEGKNAEILQLKRKRKRTANSLTEKQNVKLSELSVNDVFEARLALESIGDNSISEPAQEILLGDDQSAGETEEAASEKSASRINRIRQLFNEAVERVHTNDEDVDVSGEISLPRAARKTSAGASSQNESYSTSTEIGKAELEQGDAQQHGHKGKGE; this comes from the coding sequence ATGAAAATATTGCATACATCTGACTGGCACTTAGGTCAGAGTTTTTTTACGAAAAGCCGCAAAAACGAACATGCCACCTTCCTCAAATGGCTTCTTCAACAAGTAGAAACGCATCAAATAGATGCGATTATTGTCGCGGGTGATGTGTTTGATACGGGCACGCCGCCTAGCTATGCCAGAGAACTTTACCACGGGTTCATCGGTGAACTACAAGGCATGAGTTGTACACTGGTAGTGTTAGGTGGAAACCACGATTCAGTGTCGGTGTTAAACGAAAGTAAGGCGCTGCTGAAATATTTAAATAGCCACGTTATAGCTAGTACGTATGGCGAAATAAGTGAACAAGTCATCACGCTTAATGATCGCAAGGGGCTACCTAGTGCCGTACTGTGTGCTGTTCCCTTTATTCGCCCACGTGATGTACTAGTCAGTGAGGCAGGGCAAAGCGCCACTGACAAGCGCCAAGCGCTGGGCGATGCGATAAAGCAGCATTACGTGGCGCTTTATAATGAAGCGCTGTCATTGCGCGCCTTAATGGAAGAAAAGAGAATAAAAGAGGGCAGCAAAAATAGCGCTGCCATTCCTATTATTGCTACAGGGCACTTAACTGCTTTAGGCGTGAGTCAGTCAGAAAGTGTGCGTGATATTTACATTGGCACCCTTGAAGGCTTTGACGCTAAAGGGTTTCCGCCCGCCGATTACATTGCGCTGGGGCATATTCATAGGCCACAGAAAGTAGCAAAAGCCGAACATATTCGCTATTCAGGCTCGCCCATACCACTTAGTTTTGATGAGCTGAACACGCAAAAGCAAGTGGTGTTAGTTTCGTTTGAATCTGAAAGCACAACGCCAACTATCTCAACGCTACCGGTACCGCGCTTTCAGGCCATGGAAGTCATAAAAGGTGACTTAAAAGCGATTGAGGCGGCCATTAATGAAAGCGAAGCTATCGCGCTAGCTTCTCAAACAGATGATGCCGTTAGCGAAGTGGATAAAGCCGTTAGCGAGTTGAATAAAACCCTTAGCGCCACGGAAAACGCAATTAGCCCTAAAGACCCAGTGTGGTTATGCATTGAAGTTGAAACAGAAGACTATCTGACTGATCTACAGCAACGTATTCAGGGCTTATTAGAGGGAAAAAACGCTGAAATCTTGCAGTTGAAACGCAAGCGTAAGCGCACGGCAAATAGTTTAACGGAAAAGCAAAACGTTAAGCTTAGCGAACTGTCGGTAAACGATGTATTTGAAGCGCGTTTGGCATTGGAGAGCATAGGAGATAATTCAATAAGTGAACCAGCACAAGAAATCCTTCTAGGTGACGACCAAAGTGCCGGAGAAACTGAAGAAGCAGCTTCAGAGAAAAGCGCTTCACGCATAAACAGGATAAGACAGCTGTTCAATGAAGCGGTAGAGCGGGTTCACACTAATGATGAAGATGTCGACGTGTCAGGTGAAATATCGCTACCACGTGCAGCCCGTAAAACTAGCGCTGGAGCGTCTTCGCAGAATGAAAGTTATTCTACATCAACGGAAATAGGTAAGGCAGAGCTTGAGCAAGGCGATGCTCAACAACACGGTCACAAAGGGAAGGGCGAGTAA
- a CDS encoding TMEM143 family protein codes for MPLERFIPFRKHDVAKLCEGLLSYDSAGFRTFSTLLVSRIHYQYHEQLEALKNSYSHFDPNKDTRELQSSNERVRKQNQKAFAKGFANLLNAANFEKVTDDDLEAALNEESLFKVRLAVSFDDFEDVVFYRRGESIKTETVRTFFGLRKKQVSFTNYDKVAVYITFKDETYFKDKGQTPVTFKPGSTIVKLFQNVPKADLEMLFPNSEVKMRPLDKLIISASAAIGGTVVLVTKLGASLLLMASFLAFWLGFKNEEVELTKQSLITFGIGMGVFGSFIFKEWTKFKNRKIRFMKALSDNLYFKNLDNNAGVFHTLIDAAEEEDCKEALLAYTFLLKCSEVSVEGGAAFCEVRTEREIAAGGMVLTTLDSAIETYFLEELNCALDFDVSDAIDKLLTMELVERNGDVYVARSLHDAVKILDDYWDNIYQPV; via the coding sequence ATGCCATTAGAACGATTTATTCCTTTTCGTAAACACGATGTTGCTAAACTATGTGAGGGGTTACTCTCTTACGATTCTGCAGGTTTCCGCACTTTCTCTACGTTGTTAGTCAGCCGTATACACTACCAGTATCATGAGCAACTAGAGGCGTTGAAAAATAGCTACAGCCATTTCGATCCAAATAAAGACACACGTGAATTGCAATCTTCGAATGAAAGGGTACGCAAGCAGAACCAAAAAGCCTTTGCCAAGGGTTTTGCCAACCTCTTAAACGCGGCAAATTTTGAGAAAGTCACAGATGATGATTTGGAAGCTGCGCTGAATGAAGAATCCTTGTTCAAAGTGCGTCTCGCGGTAAGCTTCGATGACTTTGAGGATGTTGTGTTCTATCGCCGGGGGGAGTCTATAAAAACGGAAACTGTACGCACCTTTTTCGGGCTACGCAAAAAGCAGGTGTCGTTTACCAACTATGACAAAGTAGCTGTTTATATTACTTTTAAAGATGAGACTTACTTTAAAGATAAGGGCCAAACACCAGTAACCTTCAAACCTGGCTCAACCATAGTAAAGCTTTTTCAAAACGTACCTAAAGCAGACTTAGAAATGCTGTTTCCCAATAGCGAAGTCAAAATGCGCCCGCTCGATAAGTTAATTATAAGTGCATCGGCTGCAATAGGCGGCACCGTCGTCTTGGTGACTAAGTTAGGCGCGTCGCTGCTTCTTATGGCGTCCTTTTTGGCGTTCTGGCTGGGCTTTAAAAACGAAGAAGTGGAATTAACTAAGCAGAGCTTAATCACCTTTGGTATTGGAATGGGCGTATTTGGTAGCTTTATCTTTAAGGAATGGACAAAGTTTAAAAACCGAAAAATTCGATTTATGAAAGCACTGTCCGACAATTTGTACTTTAAAAATTTAGACAATAACGCAGGTGTATTTCATACGTTAATTGATGCCGCAGAGGAAGAAGACTGCAAAGAAGCCTTATTGGCCTATACGTTTTTGCTTAAATGTAGTGAAGTGTCTGTAGAGGGCGGTGCTGCATTCTGCGAGGTGCGTACAGAGCGGGAGATTGCCGCTGGTGGAATGGTATTGACAACCCTTGATAGCGCAATAGAAACCTACTTTTTAGAAGAGCTCAACTGTGCTCTCGATTTCGATGTTTCCGATGCTATAGACAAACTTTTAACTATGGAACTAGTCGAACGAAATGGCGATGTTTACGTTGCTCGGTCGCTTCATGATGCTGTCAAGATACTCGATGATTACTGGGACAACATTTACCAGCCTGTTTAA